The Glycine soja cultivar W05 chromosome 8, ASM419377v2, whole genome shotgun sequence genome has a window encoding:
- the LOC114421874 gene encoding uncharacterized protein LOC114421874 has translation MQRRNPHTPTSDLLTWSEQPPPDSSASGHRSRQPSDKIGEVLRGSQLTAAEETQSLTKKKPCSGYKLKEMTGSGIFSGNSEDTTSEENSANSRNRTSIRVYQQAMNGISQISFSTEGNISPKKPTSLPEIAKQRELSGTYRSESVMKINKQTSSAKTKELSGSDIFAPPEIVPRSLAAAHTLESKESEDTRKPVPQKVSTSAQVSNRAGGQSNFSFSEEPVKKILRKKIHDQKFAEMTGNNIFKGDAPAGSPEKPSSRAKLREMAGNDIFADGKAENRDNIRGARRPPGGGSSIALV, from the exons atgcagAGGAGGAACCCTCACACCCCCACCTCCGATCTCCTAACATGGTCCGAACAGCCTCCGCCGGATTCCTCAGCCTCTGGCCACCGCTCTCGCCAG CCTTCTGATAAAATCGGTGAGGTTCTCCGCGGAAGCCAGCTAACCGCGGCGGAAGAAACACAGAGCCTGACAAAAAA GAAACCCTGCTCAGGATATAAATTGAAAGAGATGACTGGAAGTGGTATATTTTCGGGTAATTCTGAAGATACCACATCAGAAGAAAATTCTGCAAATTCAAGAAACAGAACAAGCATACGCGTATATCAG CAAGCAATGAATGGAATCAGTCAGATATCATTCAGCACTGAAGGAAACATTTCTCCAAAAAAACCAACCTCCCTACCTGAGATAGCAAAGCAGCGTGAACTTAGTGGAACATATCGAAGCGAATCAGTCATGAAGATCAACAAGCAAACATCAAGTGCCAAGACCAAGGAGCTCAGCGGAAGTGATATATTTGCCCCTCCTGAAATTGTGCCTCGTTCACTGGCTGCTGCACACACTTTGGAATCAAAAGAAAGTGAAGACACAAGAAAACCTGTTCCACAAAAAGTGAGCACATCTGCACAAGTTTCTAAT CGTGCTGGTGGCCAAAGTAATTTCTCATTCAGTGAAGAACCAGTTAAGaagatattaagaaaaaaaatacatgaccAGAAGTTTGCAGAGATGACAGGCAATAATATTTTCAAGGGAGACGCTCCTGCAGGATCACCGGAAAAACCTTCGAGCAGAGCTAAACTTAGAGAAATGGCTGGAAATGACATATTTGCGGACGGAAAGGCAGAAAACAGAGATAATATAAGAGGTGCACGCAGACCCCCAGGTGGAGGAAGCAGCATTGCCCTCgtttaa